The following are encoded together in the Salmonella enterica subsp. enterica serovar Choleraesuis genome:
- a CDS encoding dipeptide ABC transporter ATP-binding protein — MTQLQAEIQQPLLQAIDLKKHYPVKKGIFGGERLVKALDGVSFSLERGKTLAVVGESGCGKSTLGRLLTMIETPSDGQLYYQGQDLLRHDPQAQKLRRQKIQIVFQNPYGSLNPRKKVGQILEEPLLINTALSKAERREKALAMMALVGLKTEHYDRYPHMFSGGQRQRIAIARGLMLDPDVVIADEPVSALDVSVRAQVLNLMMDLQQNLGLSYVFISHDLSVVEHIADEVMVMYLGRCVEKGTKDQVFNNPRHPYTQALLSATPRLNPEQRRERIKLTGELPSPLNPPPGCAFSARCRRRFGPCTEVQPQLKDYRGQLVACFAVDEDEGSGAVPTAPLPS; from the coding sequence ATGACTCAACTACAGGCCGAAATTCAACAGCCGCTGTTACAGGCTATAGACCTCAAAAAGCACTATCCGGTGAAGAAGGGTATTTTTGGTGGTGAGCGTCTGGTGAAAGCGCTGGATGGCGTCTCGTTCTCGCTTGAACGAGGCAAAACTCTGGCTGTGGTGGGGGAGTCCGGCTGTGGGAAATCCACTCTCGGGCGGCTGCTGACCATGATTGAAACGCCGTCTGATGGGCAGTTGTACTATCAGGGGCAAGACTTACTGCGCCACGATCCACAGGCTCAGAAGCTGCGCCGCCAGAAGATTCAGATAGTGTTCCAGAACCCATATGGTTCTCTGAATCCGCGCAAAAAAGTGGGACAAATACTGGAAGAGCCTTTGCTTATCAACACGGCGCTTAGCAAAGCCGAACGGCGTGAAAAAGCGCTGGCGATGATGGCGTTGGTAGGGCTAAAAACCGAACATTATGATCGTTATCCGCATATGTTCTCCGGCGGTCAGCGCCAGCGTATTGCCATTGCGCGCGGTTTAATGCTGGACCCGGATGTGGTTATTGCCGATGAGCCGGTATCGGCGCTGGATGTGTCGGTGCGCGCTCAGGTATTGAACCTGATGATGGATTTACAGCAGAACTTGGGGCTGTCGTATGTCTTTATCTCGCACGATCTGTCGGTGGTGGAGCATATAGCCGATGAGGTGATGGTGATGTACCTGGGTCGCTGCGTGGAGAAGGGTACCAAAGATCAGGTATTCAATAATCCGCGCCATCCATACACCCAGGCACTACTCTCGGCGACGCCGCGTCTGAATCCGGAGCAGCGCCGCGAGCGAATCAAGCTCACTGGCGAACTGCCCAGCCCGCTTAACCCGCCTCCGGGCTGTGCGTTCAGCGCCCGCTGCCGCCGACGCTTTGGGCCTTGTACGGAGGTTCAGCCGCAGCTTAAGGATTATCGCGGTCAGTTGGTGGCGTGTTTTGCGGTGGATGAGGATGAGGGGAGTGGGGCTGTACCGACGGCCCCTTTACCATCTTAG
- a CDS encoding dipeptide ABC transporter permease DppC, which translates to MSSQVSPETVSVTVAPTPMTPGREFWHYFKRNKGAVVGLVYVVVMILIAVFANFLAPHSPAEQFRDSLLHPPVWQDGGSWQFILGTDDVGRDVLSRLMYGARLSLLVGCLVVVLSLIFGVILGLLAGYFGGALDATIMRLVDIMLALPSLLLALVLVAIFGPSIINASIALTFVALPHYVRLTRAAVLVEVNRDYVTASSVAGAGAMRQMFVNILPNCLAPLIVQASLGFSNAILDMAALGFLGMGAQPPTPEWGTMLSDVLQFAQSAWWVVTFPGLAILFTVLAFNLMGDGLRDALDPKLKQ; encoded by the coding sequence ATGTCTTCACAAGTTTCACCTGAGACCGTAAGCGTCACGGTCGCGCCCACGCCAATGACGCCGGGGCGCGAGTTCTGGCATTACTTTAAGCGCAACAAAGGTGCCGTTGTCGGTCTGGTGTATGTGGTGGTCATGATTTTGATTGCCGTGTTCGCTAACTTTCTGGCGCCTCACTCCCCGGCGGAACAGTTCCGTGATTCGCTGCTTCATCCGCCAGTCTGGCAGGATGGCGGGAGCTGGCAATTTATTCTTGGCACCGATGATGTAGGCCGCGATGTGCTATCGCGCTTGATGTATGGCGCACGTCTGTCGCTGTTAGTGGGCTGCCTGGTGGTCGTGCTGTCGCTGATATTTGGCGTCATTCTCGGCCTGTTGGCCGGCTATTTTGGCGGCGCGCTGGATGCCACCATCATGCGTTTAGTCGACATAATGCTGGCGCTGCCGAGCCTGTTGCTGGCTCTGGTATTAGTGGCTATTTTTGGGCCGTCGATAATTAATGCCTCAATAGCGCTAACCTTTGTGGCGCTGCCCCACTATGTACGTCTGACCCGTGCGGCGGTGCTGGTGGAGGTGAACCGAGATTACGTCACGGCTTCAAGCGTGGCGGGAGCTGGTGCAATGCGCCAGATGTTTGTCAACATCCTGCCTAACTGCCTGGCCCCCCTGATTGTTCAGGCCTCACTGGGCTTTTCCAACGCCATCCTCGATATGGCGGCACTGGGTTTCCTGGGAATGGGCGCTCAGCCGCCGACTCCGGAATGGGGAACCATGCTGTCTGACGTGTTGCAGTTTGCCCAGAGTGCCTGGTGGGTGGTGACCTTCCCTGGCCTGGCAATTCTATTCACGGTACTGGCATTTAATTTGATGGGCGACGGGCTGCGCGATGCACTCGATCCCAAGCTGAAGCAGTAA
- a CDS encoding dipeptide ABC transporter ATP-binding protein, translated as MALLNVDKLSVHFGDEGSAFRAVDRVSYSVEQGQVVGIVGESGSGKSVSSLAIMGLIDFPGRVMAERLTFSDQDLQKISEKERRNLVGAEVAMIFQDPMTSLNPCFTVGYQIMEAIKVHQGGNRRTRRARAIDLLTQVGIPDPASRLDVYPHQLSGGMSQRVMIAMAIACRPKLLIADEPTTALDVTIQAQIIELLLSLQRQENMALILITHDLALVAEAAHKIIVMYAGQVVESAAADELFRAPRHPYTQALLRALPEFAQDKERLMSLPGMVPGKYDRPTGCLLNPRCPYAEERCRREEPPLAQLSNGRRSKCHFPLDDAGRPTK; from the coding sequence ATGGCGTTATTGAATGTAGATAAATTATCGGTTCACTTCGGGGATGAAGGCAGCGCGTTTCGCGCAGTTGACCGGGTGAGCTATAGCGTAGAGCAGGGCCAGGTTGTTGGGATCGTGGGTGAGTCCGGTTCCGGTAAATCGGTCAGTTCGCTGGCGATTATGGGCCTGATTGATTTCCCTGGCCGGGTAATGGCCGAACGGCTCACGTTTAGCGACCAGGATCTGCAAAAGATCTCTGAAAAAGAGCGGCGCAATCTGGTGGGTGCGGAAGTGGCTATGATCTTCCAGGATCCAATGACCAGCCTTAATCCGTGCTTTACCGTGGGTTATCAGATTATGGAGGCGATTAAGGTTCACCAGGGGGGCAACCGCCGCACCCGGCGAGCGCGGGCTATCGACCTGCTGACTCAGGTGGGGATCCCCGATCCCGCTTCCCGGCTGGATGTGTACCCCCATCAGCTTTCCGGCGGTATGAGCCAGCGCGTAATGATTGCTATGGCGATTGCCTGCCGTCCTAAGTTGCTGATTGCCGATGAACCGACCACGGCGCTGGATGTGACAATCCAGGCGCAGATTATTGAACTGCTGCTCTCCCTGCAACGTCAGGAGAACATGGCGCTGATTCTTATCACTCATGACCTGGCGCTGGTGGCCGAAGCGGCCCATAAAATCATCGTGATGTATGCCGGGCAGGTGGTTGAGAGTGCGGCGGCAGATGAGCTGTTTCGCGCCCCTCGCCATCCTTACACTCAGGCTCTGCTCCGCGCGCTACCGGAATTTGCTCAGGACAAGGAGCGGCTCATGTCGCTGCCGGGCATGGTTCCGGGTAAGTACGATCGGCCAACGGGCTGCCTGCTCAATCCGCGCTGCCCCTATGCCGAGGAACGCTGTCGCCGTGAGGAGCCGCCGTTGGCGCAGCTCAGCAATGGCCGCCGGTCAAAATGTCACTTTCCACTCGATGATGCCGGGAGGCCTACCAAATGA
- a CDS encoding cell division protein, producing MAVIGIQGLRGGVGTSSLAAALGWSLQQLGESVLLIDGSADNLLRLFFNIDYDKPRGWARDTLDNSDWRESAWRYTSHLDVLPFGQLSGEERRDPALLNKLIPAFSAILQEIEAANRYRWIIIDVPYGELSYSQPLLALCWRVLMVLNPDSNCHVRLHQQPIPKNHHLLVNNLNVSSQLQSDLFQLWRLSHHGLVPVVVHRDEAMAECLAAKQPLGEYQPESLSAREVLTLANWCLLRYAEVRHD from the coding sequence ATGGCCGTGATTGGAATACAGGGGCTGCGCGGTGGGGTGGGTACTTCATCGCTGGCGGCTGCATTAGGGTGGTCTTTGCAGCAGCTTGGTGAATCAGTATTGTTGATTGATGGATCGGCAGACAACCTGCTGCGTCTGTTTTTCAATATTGATTACGATAAGCCGCGCGGATGGGCGCGTGACACGCTGGATAATTCCGACTGGCGAGAGTCGGCATGGCGTTATACTTCCCACCTTGATGTCTTGCCATTTGGCCAGCTTAGCGGCGAAGAGCGCCGCGACCCGGCCCTGCTCAATAAACTTATCCCGGCTTTTTCCGCAATTTTACAAGAGATTGAGGCTGCTAACCGTTACCGCTGGATAATCATTGACGTTCCTTACGGTGAATTAAGCTACAGCCAGCCGCTGCTGGCTTTATGCTGGCGTGTGCTAATGGTGTTAAACCCTGACAGCAACTGCCACGTGCGTCTGCATCAGCAGCCAATCCCCAAAAATCATCATCTCCTGGTGAATAATCTCAACGTTAGCAGCCAGTTGCAGAGCGACCTGTTTCAGCTGTGGCGTTTGAGCCATCACGGTCTGGTGCCGGTGGTGGTGCATCGTGATGAAGCCATGGCCGAGTGTCTGGCGGCTAAACAACCACTTGGCGAATACCAGCCCGAGTCTTTGTCTGCCAGGGAAGTGTTGACGCTGGCCAACTGGTGTCTGTTGCGTTACGCGGAAGTGCGCCATGATTAA
- a CDS encoding dipeptide ABC transporter permease DppB, which translates to MLQFILRRLGLVIPTFIGITLLTFAFVHMIPGDPVMIMAGERGISPERHAQLMAALGLDKPLWQQYLNYIYGVLHGDLGISLKSRIPVWEEFVPRFKATLELGVGGMLFAVIVGIPVGVLAAVKRGSVFDHTAVGISLTGYSMPIFWWGMMLIMLVSVQLNLTPVSGRISDTVFLDDTLPLTGFMLIDTFFWGEPGDFKDAVMHILLPAIVLGTIPLAVIVRMTRSSMLEVLGEDYIRTARAKGLSRMRVILIHALRNAMLPVVTVIGLQVGTLLAGAILTETIFSWPGLGRWLIEGLQRRDYPVVQGGVLLVATLIILVNLLVDLLYGVVNPRIRHKK; encoded by the coding sequence ATGCTGCAGTTCATACTCCGACGTTTGGGACTCGTCATCCCAACGTTTATTGGTATCACCTTATTAACCTTCGCATTTGTCCACATGATCCCCGGCGATCCGGTGATGATTATGGCGGGCGAGCGCGGAATCTCCCCTGAACGTCACGCCCAGCTTATGGCCGCTCTCGGCCTCGATAAACCGCTGTGGCAGCAGTATCTCAACTATATCTACGGCGTATTGCACGGCGATTTAGGCATTTCGCTTAAGAGCCGAATCCCGGTATGGGAAGAGTTTGTCCCGCGCTTTAAGGCCACCCTGGAGCTGGGCGTCGGCGGCATGCTGTTTGCCGTGATTGTTGGCATCCCGGTTGGTGTACTGGCAGCGGTAAAACGCGGCTCGGTGTTCGACCACACGGCAGTCGGCATCTCCCTGACCGGCTATTCAATGCCTATTTTCTGGTGGGGCATGATGCTCATCATGCTGGTTTCGGTGCAGCTCAACCTGACGCCGGTATCAGGGCGCATCAGCGATACTGTCTTCCTCGACGATACCCTGCCGCTGACCGGCTTTATGCTGATTGATACCTTCTTCTGGGGTGAGCCGGGCGATTTCAAAGATGCAGTGATGCACATCCTGCTGCCAGCTATCGTGCTCGGCACTATCCCGCTGGCGGTTATTGTGCGTATGACCCGTTCTTCGATGCTGGAAGTGCTGGGCGAAGATTACATTCGTACCGCTCGCGCCAAGGGCCTAAGCCGGATGCGCGTGATCCTTATCCACGCTCTGCGCAATGCCATGCTGCCGGTGGTTACCGTTATTGGCCTTCAGGTCGGCACGCTGCTGGCGGGCGCCATTCTGACTGAGACTATCTTCTCGTGGCCGGGGTTGGGCCGCTGGCTGATCGAGGGGCTACAGCGCCGTGATTACCCGGTAGTTCAGGGCGGTGTGCTGCTGGTGGCAACTCTGATTATCCTGGTCAACCTGCTGGTTGATTTGCTGTACGGCGTGGTTAACCCGCGTATCCGTCATAAAAAATAG
- a CDS encoding membrane protein, which translates to MMGISDIIELILLCAVIFIPLGYNLHRWLPKIRRMLPYTLLKPRYVKPAGVLRRGVGNKIEKAND; encoded by the coding sequence ATGATGGGCATCAGCGATATCATAGAGCTAATTCTATTATGTGCAGTTATTTTTATTCCACTTGGATATAACCTGCATCGCTGGCTTCCTAAAATCCGGCGAATGCTGCCTTACACGCTATTAAAGCCTCGATATGTTAAACCGGCGGGAGTTTTGCGCCGCGGCGTTGGTAACAAGATAGAAAAAGCGAATGACTAA
- the yhjR gene encoding hypothetical protein yields the protein MNDILLRNNNNIDDSPLLDFQDDVQTLRSIFALPEINYADISQSEHLAVALKRWPLLAEFSHTYK from the coding sequence ATGAATGATATCCTATTGCGCAACAATAATAACATTGATGACTCACCCTTGTTGGATTTTCAGGATGATGTGCAAACTTTGCGTAGCATCTTTGCTCTGCCGGAGATTAATTATGCGGATATCTCCCAGAGCGAACACCTTGCAGTAGCCCTCAAACGTTGGCCGTTATTGGCTGAGTTCTCGCATACCTATAAATAA
- a CDS encoding membrane protein: MTKQNTQMPGVPPFWQRWRGLSGWNYYFLLKFGLLWAGYLNFHPMANLVFMAFLLVPLPNERLRRIRFWIALPVGIGLFWHDTWLPGPDSIMSQGSQLAGFSWNYIQDLIFRFINWQMIGAAFVLLIGYLFLSQWVRVTVFVAAALIWLNVLTIAGPSFSLLPAGNAPAATVANGTTASSVASAASGSGDIPPQTQPPTSQNLGAWLDAFHASESKRQTTFPASLPADAQPFDLLVINICSLAQADIDAVGLANHPLWSHFDIVFKNFNSATSYSGPAAIRLLRASCGQPAHSALYQQAGNKCYLFDNLSALGFTQHLMLDHNGQFGGFLKEIREDGGVQTPLMDQAGLPLNLQAFDGSPIYDDAAVLKRWQETLQKENNPRTATFYNLLPLHDGNHLPGISKPADYKMRAQKLFDELDAFLTQLETSGRKVMVVLVPEHGAALVGDRMQISGLRDIPSPNITHVPVGVKFIGMKAPHQGAPIEITSPSSYLAISELVARSVDGKNFTADNVDWSGLTSNLPQTAPVSEDSNAVVIQYQNKPYVKLGGGDWVPYPQ, encoded by the coding sequence ATGACTAAACAAAATACTCAAATGCCGGGTGTTCCGCCATTCTGGCAGCGCTGGCGCGGTCTTAGCGGCTGGAACTACTACTTTTTACTGAAATTCGGGCTGCTTTGGGCGGGCTACCTGAATTTTCATCCTATGGCTAACCTGGTATTTATGGCGTTTCTGTTGGTACCGCTGCCAAACGAGCGTCTGCGCCGCATACGGTTTTGGATTGCGCTGCCGGTAGGTATCGGCCTTTTCTGGCACGACACCTGGCTACCCGGCCCCGACAGTATTATGAGCCAGGGTTCTCAGCTGGCAGGCTTTAGCTGGAACTATATTCAGGATCTGATTTTCCGCTTTATCAACTGGCAGATGATAGGTGCAGCCTTTGTGCTGTTGATTGGTTATCTGTTCTTGTCGCAATGGGTTCGGGTTACGGTATTTGTCGCCGCCGCACTTATATGGCTGAACGTGCTGACAATCGCCGGCCCTTCATTTTCACTGCTGCCAGCAGGCAACGCCCCGGCAGCTACCGTAGCGAATGGCACGACGGCAAGCTCCGTCGCTTCAGCAGCCAGCGGCAGCGGCGACATTCCGCCGCAAACTCAGCCCCCCACCTCGCAAAACCTTGGGGCCTGGCTGGATGCATTTCATGCCAGCGAATCTAAACGCCAGACCACATTCCCGGCCTCATTGCCGGCTGATGCTCAGCCTTTTGATCTGCTGGTAATTAATATTTGCTCGCTGGCTCAAGCCGATATCGATGCCGTAGGCCTGGCTAACCACCCGCTATGGTCGCACTTCGATATTGTGTTCAAAAACTTTAACTCCGCGACCTCATACAGCGGCCCGGCGGCCATTCGCCTGCTACGAGCCAGCTGCGGGCAGCCAGCCCATAGTGCGCTTTACCAGCAGGCCGGAAATAAATGCTACCTGTTCGATAATCTGTCAGCTTTGGGCTTTACCCAGCACCTGATGCTGGATCACAACGGACAATTTGGTGGTTTCCTGAAAGAGATTCGTGAAGACGGCGGTGTCCAGACTCCACTGATGGATCAGGCTGGCCTGCCGCTGAACCTTCAGGCATTCGACGGCTCGCCAATCTATGACGATGCGGCGGTGCTTAAGCGCTGGCAGGAGACATTGCAAAAAGAGAATAATCCTCGTACAGCGACCTTCTATAACCTGCTGCCACTGCACGACGGTAACCATCTGCCGGGCATCAGCAAACCAGCCGACTATAAAATGCGGGCGCAGAAGCTGTTTGATGAGCTGGACGCCTTCCTGACCCAGCTGGAAACATCGGGCCGTAAAGTGATGGTTGTGTTGGTGCCGGAGCACGGTGCGGCGCTAGTTGGCGACCGGATGCAAATATCCGGGCTGCGCGATATTCCAAGCCCGAATATTACTCATGTACCAGTCGGCGTGAAATTTATCGGTATGAAGGCACCGCATCAGGGTGCGCCAATAGAGATAACCTCGCCGAGCAGTTATCTGGCGATTTCTGAGCTGGTTGCCCGCTCAGTGGATGGTAAAAACTTTACGGCTGATAACGTGGATTGGAGCGGTTTAACCAGCAATCTGCCGCAAACGGCGCCGGTGTCGGAAGACTCTAACGCTGTTGTGATTCAGTACCAGAATAAGCCGTATGTGAAGCTGGGCGGCGGGGATTGGGTTCCGTATCCGCAGTAA
- the bcsE gene encoding protein BcsE, with amino-acid sequence MPAGGIWWVNTERQEDLFTFVNETLAAQAQNSHVAVLMSDGIIRNHLAFTTSGPETVQLFSLKPTKSSLESLQSDLLCSRSPENYLFILACHETLWDVYSAPQLRRWLQKLNRWAQHYRCSFLIVNNGRATDRFTSLLINEYRGLDGLATLQFLGEKFRLDVEFWCNDSGVSAQQHIMLDYKNGSWSQMNESTSAPQPLNDTRQILSHIGVLEGAPALSEHWKLFENNDALFNAARTSQAATIVFQLSQNSQIEQMATMIHTLRRQRGSALKLVVREKNACLRATDERLLLGCGTSLIVPWNSSLSRCLSLIESIQEQKFTRHVPEDIQVLLQAMHPLKQRGYLKWEEFCQSLDNILTNPLIPEDNRGLLVALRPVPGLKVEQLLTLCRPNRLGDIVTLGDNRLYLFLSFCRINDLDVALKHIFPLPIGDLISNRVVWFEDKQIAAELTQMRISDPAQRSRPLPDLTVQQPAVNASHDGKVWRRNPQPVVLLRDNLSQEEI; translated from the coding sequence ATGCCAGCGGGGGGTATCTGGTGGGTTAATACCGAACGCCAGGAAGATCTGTTTACATTCGTTAACGAAACCCTGGCAGCTCAGGCCCAAAATAGTCACGTTGCTGTACTAATGAGTGATGGCATCATACGCAATCACCTGGCATTTACCACCTCTGGGCCGGAAACCGTTCAGTTATTTTCTTTAAAACCAACGAAATCCAGCCTGGAATCACTGCAAAGCGACCTGTTGTGCAGCCGCTCACCGGAAAATTACCTGTTTATCCTGGCCTGCCACGAAACGTTATGGGATGTCTATTCCGCACCACAGTTACGCAGATGGTTGCAGAAACTTAATCGCTGGGCGCAACACTACCGCTGCAGTTTTTTGATAGTGAATAACGGACGCGCCACAGATCGCTTTACCTCGTTGTTAATTAACGAATACCGTGGATTAGACGGGCTGGCCACTCTGCAATTTCTGGGTGAAAAATTCCGTCTCGATGTTGAATTTTGGTGCAACGATAGTGGGGTCAGCGCCCAACAGCACATCATGCTGGACTATAAAAACGGCAGCTGGAGCCAAATGAACGAGAGTACCAGCGCTCCACAGCCACTCAATGATACGCGGCAAATTCTCAGCCATATCGGGGTTCTGGAGGGTGCGCCCGCGCTTTCAGAGCACTGGAAACTGTTCGAAAATAACGACGCACTTTTCAATGCTGCCCGAACCTCGCAGGCAGCAACCATCGTCTTTCAGCTCAGTCAAAACAGCCAGATAGAGCAGATGGCAACCATGATCCATACTCTGCGTCGCCAGCGTGGTAGCGCGCTGAAACTGGTAGTGCGTGAAAAAAATGCCTGTCTCAGAGCCACCGACGAACGTCTGCTTCTGGGCTGCGGAACTTCGCTTATTGTCCCATGGAACTCGTCTTTATCGCGCTGCCTGAGCCTGATTGAGAGTATTCAGGAGCAGAAGTTTACCCGCCATGTTCCGGAAGATATCCAGGTTCTTCTACAGGCGATGCATCCTTTAAAACAGCGTGGTTATTTAAAATGGGAAGAGTTCTGCCAGTCACTGGATAATATTCTCACCAACCCGCTGATACCTGAAGATAACCGTGGCCTGCTGGTTGCGTTACGACCGGTTCCAGGATTAAAAGTGGAGCAACTATTAACGCTTTGTCGTCCTAACCGCTTAGGGGATATTGTGACGCTTGGCGATAATCGGCTCTATTTATTCCTTTCGTTCTGCCGGATCAACGATCTTGATGTCGCGTTAAAGCATATATTTCCATTACCGATAGGCGATCTCATTTCTAATCGGGTGGTGTGGTTTGAAGATAAACAAATAGCCGCTGAATTAACGCAAATGCGTATTAGCGATCCCGCACAGCGCAGCCGGCCATTACCGGATTTAACCGTCCAGCAGCCGGCCGTTAATGCCAGCCATGACGGCAAAGTATGGCGGCGTAACCCGCAGCCAGTGGTTCTGCTAAGAGACAATTTGTCACAGGAAGAAATATGA